One window of the Vigna radiata var. radiata cultivar VC1973A chromosome 1, Vradiata_ver6, whole genome shotgun sequence genome contains the following:
- the LOC106766109 gene encoding protein PHYTOCHROME KINASE SUBSTRATE 4-like — protein MERAIHTNLNPKSATSKHRNSESFSSLHHLSSDKPNKSEPHHAMKPNEVRIIHHDPTSELRNKYFNHDNFQRVTINSNSRVSPLLNMDTEHKHSVPEQGDIITNSTRSFSDSASSSVVAGNGNCNNNIINNYKAHSFHVATPTTPSPSSSKSTLNNKAGLLFHHPRKNPISVLNPPQTSSNLTQKLRTSLSKPIWFLRRKCPCNDKKSVQVKANSQKNSAKPKTSPPQSQTLPPNQIQKGSLNHKASPSSNKELKSQRLFQFQPAINKSRRPSKEVFTFPLAMAANSTKPHQVLLNVVREEDYTTPRESLHVFQPPSPSKSHAMMDDDAASDASSDLFEIENFCPQTTATLPCPIVTPSVAQCHETTDHEFFFAADAGSSLWRRLRDTEVLPPF, from the coding sequence atggaaagagcAATTCATACCAACCTGAATCCAAAGTCAGCAACCTCCAAACACAGAAATAGTGaatctttttcctctcttcatCATCTCTCATCTGATAAACCAAACAAATCTGAACCACACCATGCCATGAAGCCTAATGAAGTTAGAATCATTCACCATGATCCCACCTCAGAGCTCAGAAACAAGTACTTCAACCATGACAACTTCCAAAGAGTAACCATCAACAGCAACAGTAGAGTCTCTCCCCTGCTCAACATGGACACAGAACACAAACACAGTGTTCCAGAACAAGGTGACATCATCACAAACTCCACAAGGTCATTCTCTGATTCTGCTTCATCATCAGTTGTTGCTGGTAATGGTAActgcaacaacaacatcatcaacaactACAAAGCTCATTCATTCCATGTtgcaactccaacaactccatCACCTTCCTCATCCAAATCCACTCTAAACAACAAGGCCGGTTTGCTATTCCACCACCCTCGGAAAAATCCAATCTCAGTTCTAAACCCTCCTCAAACCTCCTCCAATCTCACACAGAAACTCAGAACTTCTCTGTCAAAACCCATTTggtttttgagaagaaaatgcCCCTGCAATGATAAAAAGTCAGTGCAAGTCAAAGCAAACTCACAGAAAAACTCTGCAAAACCCAAAACCTCACCCCCACAATCTCAAACCCTTCCACCCAACCAAATCCAGAAAGGTTCCTTGAATCACAAAGCATCACCATCATCCAACAAGGAGTTGAAATCTCAAAGGCTGTTCCAATTCCAACCTGCCATAAACAAATCCAGAAGGCCATCAAAGGAAGTCTTCACTTTCCCTTTGGCCATGGCAGCAAACTCCACAAAACCTCACCAGGTTCTTCTGAACGTTGTTCGTGAAGAAGATTACACAACACCACGAGAGTCCTTGCATGTGTTCCAACCTCCAAGCCCCTCAAAGTCACATGCCATGATGGATGATGATGCGGCCAGTGACGCAAGTTCTGATCTTTTTGAGATTGAGAATTTCTGCCCTCAAACCACTGCAACACTGCCATGCCCCATTGTTACACCCTCTGTTGCACAGTGCCATGAAACCACCGATCACGAGTTCTTCTTCGCCGCTGACGCCGGCAGCAGTTTGTGGCGGCGGCTTAGGGATACGGAGGTGTTGCCACCGTTTTAA